A DNA window from Arachis duranensis cultivar V14167 chromosome 3, aradu.V14167.gnm2.J7QH, whole genome shotgun sequence contains the following coding sequences:
- the LOC110279160 gene encoding uncharacterized protein LOC110279160, with the protein MEAANGGRGDGVSFSSNGSNGSSASMRTRRKIHEESCFCRLNTAIRKFGTAENPDRLFRACPRYRKGSHCNYFKWVDDDDYKGVGEGGTKKDYGAELQVESDYDEWRLKVAWRLGSLEAEVKALKMLIVFLFVVVVVNVIVCCLLSRSK; encoded by the exons ATGGAGGCAGCAAATGGAGGCCGTGGCGATGGTGTGTCGTTTTCGTCGAACGGCAGTAATGGTTCCAGCGCTTCAATGCGAACCAGGAGGAAAATCCATGAGGAATCATGTTTCTGTAGGTTGAACACTGCGATAAGAAAATTTGGGACAGCAGAAAACCCTGATAGACTATTCCGTGCATGTCCAAGGTACCGG aAGGGCAGTCACTGCAATTACTTTAAGTGGGTTGACGATGATGACTATAAAGGGGTGGGCGAAGGTGGAACAAAGAAAGATTATGGGGCTGAGCTGCAGGTTGAAAGTGACTATGATGAATGGAGGTTGAAGGTGGCATGGAGACTGGGCAGCTTGGAAGCTGAAGTAAAAGCATTGAAAATGTTAATAGTTTTCCTGTTTGTGGTAGTTGTCGTTAATGTGATCGTTTGTTGTTTGTTATCTAGATCCAAGTAA